ATGTCCCGCGAGGACCCGCCCGCCGCCGTCCCCGGCGGTGACGAGGACGCCGACCGGGGCAACGTGCCGCAGGAGGTCTACGAGGACGGCCTGGAGAGCGGCGCGGACGAGCCCGCGTAGCCGGACCGGCCCTCAGTCCTCCTCGGGCTCGCCGTCCGCCCGCCGCGCGTCCAGCTCGCGGGTGGCCATGCCGCCGTGGCCGCCCTCGTCGTGCTGGCCCGGGCGCAGGTTGTTCTCGGGCTCGTCGTCCTCACGGGGGGTGGCCACGTCCCGAGCCTGCCGCACCGGAGGCGGTCCCGCCGGGTGTCCCAGGACGTCGAACTCGTTGGCCGTCGCCCCGCCGGACAGCCGGGCGTAGCCCGGGCCGCGGTCGAAGAACGCCTCGTCCCCGGTGCGGGCGGCCCGCACCCGTGCACGCAGCGCCTCGGTGGCCGGCTCGTCGGCGGTCCCGTCGTCCCGGACGACGACGCCGTAGTCCTCCCGGGCGCCGGCCACCGACACCTTGCGCCAGGCGACGTCGCGCAGCACCTCGGCGACCGGCCGGTCCAGCGGGTCGCCCCACCCGCCGCCGCCCGTCGTCCGGATGCGCACGACCGTGCCCGCGGGCAGCGGCTCGGCGTCGGCGAGGGCGTCGACGTCGTGCTCGCCCGGCCCGCCGGGGTCCACGGTGACCCGGAACGGCCGCCCGGCCCGGCCGCCGTTGACGCCCCAGCAGGACAGGATCGAGCGGTCGGCGATGGACATGAAGTGCGCGTCGCGCAGCACCCGGATGTGCTTGTCGTACCCGCAGCCGCCCCGGTACCGCCCCGGGCCGCCGGAGTCCACCGCCAGGCCCAGGCGCTCCACCCGCAGCGGGAAGCGGCTCTCGGTGAACTCCGTCGGCAGGTTCCGCGAGTCGGGGACGACGTGGATGGTGTCCTCCCCGTCGGCGTACCACCGTCCGCCGGAGCCGCCGCCGAGCACCTCGCGCATCAGGTAGGGCTCGCCGTCGTCGTCCAGCCCGTACACGCCGGTGTAGCGGATGGTCTCCTGGTCCGCGGGCATCCGGCCGCCGGTGGCCTTGGCGAGCACGCCGGCCAGCACCCCGAGCAGCCGCAGGATCACGAAGGTGCGCGCGTTGGTGGGCGCGGGGAAGACCGGGGTGAGCAGCGTGCCCTTCTCCGGGAAGCGCATCTCGATCAGCGGGACGACGCCCTCGTTGACGTCCAGCTGCGCCATCCGCTCCGGCGTCTCGGCCAGGTTGCGCAGGATCGGTGCCAGCCACTTCTTGAGGAAGTTGCCGTCGGCGTGGTCGCCGCAGTGGTTGATCGGCCCCTTGGCCTGCGGGCCGGTGCCGGTGAAGTCGATGACGAGCGGCACCTCGTGGTCCGAGCGCATGGTCAGCGTGATCCGCTGGCGGTGCAGCCGCGGCGGGTCCACGCCGTCGTGCTCGGCGTAGTCCTCCCAGACGTAGGTGCCGTCGGGGATCCGGGACAGCAGCTCCCGGCGGAACACCTCGGTGGAGGCGGCCAGGATGGCGTCGAAGCACTCCTCGACGGCGGCCACCCCGTAGCGGTCGAACAGCTCGCCGAGCCGCCGCGCCCCGGCCAGGCAGGCCGAGCACTCCGCATCCAGGTCGGCGGCCAGCGAGTCCGGCATCCGCGAGTTGCGGGTCATGATGGTCAGCGCCGCCTCGTTGCGGACGCCGCGGTCCCACAGCTTGATCGGCGGGACCATCAGCCCCTCCTCGAACACGCTGGTCGCGCGCGACGGCATGGACCCGGGCACCGACCCGCCGATGTCGTCGTGGTGGCCGAACGCCTGCACGAACGCGACCACGGTGGGCGTCCCGTCGACGTCGGCGAACACGGGCACCGTCACGCACAGGTCGGGCAGGTGCCCGATGCCGCCCTCGGAGAGGTAGACGTCGTTGTGGAAGTAGACGTCGCCGGGGTGCATGGTCGGGATCGGGTGGTCGCGGACCACCGGGTGCACCAGCGCGGAGTAGGAGCGGCCGGTGAGCTTGCGCAGCCGGCGGTCGTGGATGCCGGCGCGGAAGTCGTGCGCGTCGCGGATCATCGGCGACCGCGACGTGCGGCCGATGGAGGTCTCCACCTCCTTCTCGATGGCGGCCAGCGTGCCCGCGACGATCTCCACCAGCACCGGGTCGGCACCCGCCGAGTCGCCTTTATCGCGATATTGGCCGTCCGGGGTCCCACCCGAGGGGGCTTCCGCGCGCGGATGGTCGGTCATCAAGCCCTCTCCAGCAGCAGGTTGCCGCGGCGGTCCACGGTCGCGCGGAAGCCGGGGTGCACCGGCACGGTCGAGCCGAACTCCTCGACCACCGCGGGGCCCGCGACGACGTCCCCGGACGCCAGCCGGGCGCGGTCGTGGGTCGGGGTGTCGACCCAGCCGTCGTCGAAGCAGACCGGCCGGGTGCCCGTGACGGCCCGGTCCGTCACGGGCCCGTCGGCGGGGGGCAGCTCCACCAGCGCCGGACGGCGGATCGGCCCGATCCCGGTCACCCGCAGGTTGACCCACTCGACGGCCTGCCGCCGGTCGCCGTCCAGGTCGTAGCCGTAGAGCTGCCGGTGCGCGGCGTGGAAGGCGGCCGCGACGTCGTCGGCGGCGGCCGCGGTGAGCTCCCCGTCGGTCACCGGCACCCGCACCTCGAACGCCTGGCCGGCGTAGCGCAGGTCCGCGCTGCGCTGCACCCGCTGCTCGGCGCGGCCGAAGCCCTCGCCGTCCAGCGCCCGCCGGGCGTCGGCCTCCAGGTCGGCGTAGACCGCCCGCACCCGGTCCAGGTCCAGGCCGTCGTGCCGGCTGATCGCCGTCTGCACGGAGTCGTTCCGGACGTCGACGGTGAGCAGGCCGAACGCGCTGAGGTTGCCCGGGTCGGGCGGGACGAGCGTGCGCGGCAGGCCGAGGACGTCCATCAGCCGGCAGGCCAGCAGTGACCCGGAGCCGCCGAAGGTGGTGAGCGTGAAGTCGCGGACGTCGAGGCCGCGGGCGACGGTCACCTGGCGCAGCGCGTTGGCCTGGTTCCACGCGGAGACCTCCAGGACGCCCAGCGCCGTCCGCTCCAGCGACAGGCCCAGCCGCTGCCCGAGCGCGGCCAGTCCGGCCCGCGCCGCGTCGACCGACAGCGGGATCTCCCCGCCCAGCAGGTGCGGCGGGATGCGGCCGAGGACCAGGTGCGCGTCGGTGACCGTGGGCTCCTCACCGCCGGAGGGGTAGCACAGCGGCCCGGGGTCGGCGCCGGCCGAGCGCGGCCCCACCTTGAGCGTGCCCTCCGGCGACAGCCAGGCGACCGACCCGCCGCCGGCGCCGACGGTGACCACGTCGATCATCGGGATCTTCGACGGGTACGCGCCGACCTGGCCCTCGGTGGTGAGCGCCGGCTCGCCGTCGACGACGACGGTGACGTCGGTGGAGGTGCCGCCGCCGTCGCAGGTGAGCACCCGGTCGAAGCCGGCGGCCCCGGCGACCAGGGCGGCGCCGAGCGCGCCGGCGGCCGGGCCGGACAGCACGGTGGTGATCGGCTGGTGCACGACCTCCTCGGCCGACAGCACCCCGCCGTTGCTCTTCATCACGTGGAACGGCACCCCGGGCGCGAGGCCGTCGAGGCGCTCGCGGATGGCCGTCACGTAGGCGGCCACCCGAGGCTTGACCGCGGCGTCGACCAGCGTGGTCACCGACCGCTCGTACTCCCGGTACTCCCGCAGCACCTGCGAGCTGATGGAGACCACGGCGTCGGGGTGCTCCTCGCGCAGCAGCTCCAGCACGCGGCGCTCGTGGGCGTCGTCGGCGTAGGAGTGCAGCAGGCAGACGCCGACGGTGGTGACGCCGGCGGCGCGCAGGGACCGGGCGGCGGCGCGGACGTCGTCCTCCTCGAGCGGGCGGACCTCGCGCCCGCGGGGGTCCAGCCGGCCGCGCACGGTGTGCACCAGGTCGGCGGGGACGATCCGCGGCGGCTTGACCCAGAACCAGCTGTTGCCGTAGCCGTCGGGCACCGACTGCCGGGCGATCTCCAGCACCGACTCGTAGCCCTCGGTGGTGAGGAACCCGATCCGGTCCAGCCGGCCCTCGAGCAGCTGGTTGGTCGCCACCGTCGTCCCGTGGCTGACCGCGGTGACCGCGCTGCCGTCCAGACCCAGCAGGTCGAGGACCTTGCGCACACCGGTGAGGAACCCCGCCGCCGGGTCGGCCGGGGTGGACGGCGTCTTGGTGGTCGTCGTCGCGCCGGTCTCCTCGTCGACGGCCACCACGTCGGTGAACGTCCCGCCGGTGTCGACGCCGATGCGGACCCGGCGCGGCTGCATGCCCGAGAACCTTAGTGCTGAGGCATCGACGGCAGAAGGCGCCGGCCGGGGTCACGGCCCGGTGTCATTTCCGTGCCACCCCTTCACCGTGACTTTGGATACAGGATACGGTCGCGTCCCCCGCCGGACCCCCAGGAGCACCCATGTCGCGACGCACCCCCTCGTCACCCGGTCGTGCAGGACGGCGGGCGCTGGCCGCCACCGGCCTGGCCGCGACGTGTCTGATCGCCGCCTGCTCGCCCGTCCAGCAGGCCGAGGGGCCGGCGGAGGAGGCCCCCGACCAGAGCGTCGGCGAGCCGGCCGACGCCGGTGCGGTGCAGCAGGGCGGGGAGCTGGTGGTCGCGCTGTCGGCCGAGCCGGACCGGCTGGACCCGGTGACGTCGCGGTCGCTGTACTCCCGCTACGTCTTCCACACCATGTGCGAGAAGCTCTACGACCTCGACGCGGACACCGAGATCGTGCCGCAGCTGGCCACCGCCCTGCCGGAGGTCTCCGAGGACGGCCTGACCGTGACCATCCCGGTCCGCGAGGGCGTGGTGTTCGCCGACGGGACGCCGTTCGACGCGGCGGCGGTGAAGACGACGCTGGACCGCAGCCTGTCGGCGGAGACGTCGGCGCGGCGCGGCGAGCTGGGGCCGATCAGCTCGGTCGAGGCACCGGACCCCACGACGGTCGTCATCACGCTCGAGGAGCCGTTCGCGCCGCTGACCGCCGCGCTGGCCGACCGGGCCGGGATGATCCTGAGCCCGACCGCGCTGACCGAGCTGGGCGAGGACTTCTCCACCGCCCCGGTCTGCGTCGGCCCGTTCAAGTTCGTCAACCGGGTCGCGCAGAACTCCATCGAGGTCGAGCGCGACCCCAACTACTACGACGCCGACAAGGTGTTCCTCGACCGGATCACCTACCGGATCATCACGGACGCCAGCATCCGCGCGGCCAACCTGCAGTCCGGTGACGCCCAGGTCGCCGACACGCTGTCCACCCAGGACGTGCCCGGCCTGCGCGGCACCGAGGGCATCACCGTGCTGGAGACCAACTCGCTGGGCTACCAGGGCGTGACCTTCAACGTGGGCAACGTCGACGGCCTCGGGACCCCGCCGGGCGACGTGGGGACGCCGGTGGCCAACGACCCGCGGGTCCGCCAGGCGTTCGAGTACTCGGTGGACCGCGAGGGCCTGGTGCGCGCCGTGTGGAACGACCTGTACAGCCCGGCGTGCTCGCCGATCAGCCCGGAGAGCGAGTTCAGCAGCGACGCCGCGCAGGAGTGCACGGAGTTCGACCCGGCCCGGTCGCGGGAGCTGCTGGAGGAGGCCGGCGTCGAGCAGCCCTACCCGCTGTCGATGATCGTGTCGAACAACCCCGACACCCTGCGCCTCGCGCAGGCCCTGCAGGCCAACCTGGAGGAGGGCGGCTTCGCCCTGTCCATCGAGCCGGTGGAGTACTCCTCGCTGCTCGACCAGCAGGACCGCGGCGACTACGAGTCCCTGCAGCTGGGCTGGTCCGGCCGGGTCGACCCCGACGCCAACATCACCAACTTCCTCGGCACCGGCGGTGGGCAGAACGTCGCCGGCTACAGCAACGCCGAGCTGGACGCGGTGCTCGAGCAGGCCCGGACCTCCACCGACACCGAGGAGCGGGTCCGGCTCTACGGCGAGGCGGTCAGCCTGATCCAGGCCGACGACCCGATCGTCTACCTGTACCGGCAGCGCAACCTCAGCGGCGTCACCGACGACGTCCAGGGCGTCCAGGTCTTCCCGGACGGCGTCCTGCGGGTCGCCTTCGCCGGCCTCACCGGCTGACCGGTCGTGCGTGCCTACCTGCTGCGCAGGCTCTGGCAGTCGGCGCTGACGCTGGTCCTGGCCACCATCGTGGTGTTCCTCGGGGTGCGCGCGCTCCCCGGGGACCCCGCGCTGGCCTTCGCCGGGGAGGAGCGCGACCCGGCGTCGCTGGCCGCGATCCGGGCGCAGTACGGCTTCGACGACCCGCTGGTGGTCCAGTACGGGACGTTCGTGGCCAACAGCCTGCAGGGCGACCTCGGCCGTTCCACCCGCACCGACATCCCGGTCACCGAGATGCTCGCTGCGGCGCTCCCGGTGACCCTGGAGCTGGCTGTCCTGTCGCTGGCCGTGGCCATCGTGATCGGCGTGGGTGCGGGCGTGCTCGCGGCGGTGCGGCAGGGCCGGCCGGCGGAGTGGGCGGCCAACGCGGTGGCCCTGCTGGGCCTGTCGGTGCCGAACTTCTGGCTCGGCCTCATCCTGATCCTCTACCTGGCCGTGGGCGCCGGGCTGTTCCCGGCCTCGGGCTACGTGCCGTTCACCGAGGACCCGCTGGACAACCTGCACCACCTGGTGCTGCCGGCGCTGGTGCTGGGCACCGGCCTGGCCGCGGTGCTCATGCGCCAGACGCGCTCGTCGATGCTGGAGGCCCTGGGCGCGGACTACATCCGCACCGCCCGCGCCAAGGGTCTCGGCCCGGGGGCGCTGATCGGCCGGCACGCGCTGCGCAACAGCCTGGTCGTCGTCGTCACCATCGTCGGCCTGCAGCTGGGCGTGCTGATCTCCGGTGCGGTCGTCACCGAGCGCATCTTCGGGCTGCCCGGGTTCGGCAAGATGACGCTGGACGCGGTCTTCCAGCGCGACTACCCGGTGATCCAGGGCGTCGTCCTGGTGACGGCGTCGGCCTACATCATCGTCAACTTCCTGGTCGACCTGGCGTACTCGCTCATCGACCCGCGGATCCGGGTGGCAGGAGCCGCGACGTGACCACCTCGGAGACCACCCCGCCGCAGACCCCCACGGTGGTCCCCGCCCGGGCGGGGCTGGGGGCGGTGGACCCCCCGCCGCCGGTCGCGCCGGTGCGCCGCCGCCGGGTGCTGCGCCGGCTGCGCCGCAACCCCCTGGGCGTCATCGGGTTCGCCATCCTGGCGGTGGCCGTCGTGGCCGCGGTCCTGGCGCCGGTGCTCGCGCCGTACCCGCCCGCGCAGGTGAACTTCCAGGCGCCGTTCCAGGTGCCCGGCACGGTCGGGTACCTGCTGGGCACCGACGACCTGGGCCGCGACATCCTGTCCCGCATCCTCTACGGGCTGCGCGCCTCCCTGCAGGTCGGCGTGCTGGCCGTCCTGGTCGCGCTCGCGGTCGGGGTGCCCCTCGGGCTGGCCGCCGGCTACTTCCGGGCGCTGGACGCGGTCATCTCCCGCTTCACCGACCTGATGCTGGCCTTCCCGTTCCTCATCCTGGCCGTCGGCCTGGCGGCCAT
This window of the Geodermatophilus sp. DSM 44513 genome carries:
- a CDS encoding hydantoinase/oxoprolinase family protein, giving the protein MQPRRVRIGVDTGGTFTDVVAVDEETGATTTTKTPSTPADPAAGFLTGVRKVLDLLGLDGSAVTAVSHGTTVATNQLLEGRLDRIGFLTTEGYESVLEIARQSVPDGYGNSWFWVKPPRIVPADLVHTVRGRLDPRGREVRPLEEDDVRAAARSLRAAGVTTVGVCLLHSYADDAHERRVLELLREEHPDAVVSISSQVLREYREYERSVTTLVDAAVKPRVAAYVTAIRERLDGLAPGVPFHVMKSNGGVLSAEEVVHQPITTVLSGPAAGALGAALVAGAAGFDRVLTCDGGGTSTDVTVVVDGEPALTTEGQVGAYPSKIPMIDVVTVGAGGGSVAWLSPEGTLKVGPRSAGADPGPLCYPSGGEEPTVTDAHLVLGRIPPHLLGGEIPLSVDAARAGLAALGQRLGLSLERTALGVLEVSAWNQANALRQVTVARGLDVRDFTLTTFGGSGSLLACRLMDVLGLPRTLVPPDPGNLSAFGLLTVDVRNDSVQTAISRHDGLDLDRVRAVYADLEADARRALDGEGFGRAEQRVQRSADLRYAGQAFEVRVPVTDGELTAAAADDVAAAFHAAHRQLYGYDLDGDRRQAVEWVNLRVTGIGPIRRPALVELPPADGPVTDRAVTGTRPVCFDDGWVDTPTHDRARLASGDVVAGPAVVEEFGSTVPVHPGFRATVDRRGNLLLERA
- a CDS encoding ABC transporter permease, which gives rise to MTTSETTPPQTPTVVPARAGLGAVDPPPPVAPVRRRRVLRRLRRNPLGVIGFAILAVAVVAAVLAPVLAPYPPAQVNFQAPFQVPGTVGYLLGTDDLGRDILSRILYGLRASLQVGVLAVLVALAVGVPLGLAAGYFRALDAVISRFTDLMLAFPFLILAVGLAAIRGASLGNAALAIGISQIPGMIRVVRSETLRLKGLDFVAASIVDGAGDLWVLGRHVLPNALSAIIVQATVTIPVAILGEAVLSFLGLGIQPPSPSLGTMLSEAQQYAAQAPWTAIVPGLAIVVVTLAFNLFGDALRDALDPRASRR
- a CDS encoding hydantoinase B/oxoprolinase family protein, whose amino-acid sequence is MTDHPRAEAPSGGTPDGQYRDKGDSAGADPVLVEIVAGTLAAIEKEVETSIGRTSRSPMIRDAHDFRAGIHDRRLRKLTGRSYSALVHPVVRDHPIPTMHPGDVYFHNDVYLSEGGIGHLPDLCVTVPVFADVDGTPTVVAFVQAFGHHDDIGGSVPGSMPSRATSVFEEGLMVPPIKLWDRGVRNEAALTIMTRNSRMPDSLAADLDAECSACLAGARRLGELFDRYGVAAVEECFDAILAASTEVFRRELLSRIPDGTYVWEDYAEHDGVDPPRLHRQRITLTMRSDHEVPLVIDFTGTGPQAKGPINHCGDHADGNFLKKWLAPILRNLAETPERMAQLDVNEGVVPLIEMRFPEKGTLLTPVFPAPTNARTFVILRLLGVLAGVLAKATGGRMPADQETIRYTGVYGLDDDGEPYLMREVLGGGSGGRWYADGEDTIHVVPDSRNLPTEFTESRFPLRVERLGLAVDSGGPGRYRGGCGYDKHIRVLRDAHFMSIADRSILSCWGVNGGRAGRPFRVTVDPGGPGEHDVDALADAEPLPAGTVVRIRTTGGGGWGDPLDRPVAEVLRDVAWRKVSVAGAREDYGVVVRDDGTADEPATEALRARVRAARTGDEAFFDRGPGYARLSGGATANEFDVLGHPAGPPPVRQARDVATPREDDEPENNLRPGQHDEGGHGGMATRELDARRADGEPEED
- a CDS encoding ABC transporter substrate-binding protein, giving the protein MSRRTPSSPGRAGRRALAATGLAATCLIAACSPVQQAEGPAEEAPDQSVGEPADAGAVQQGGELVVALSAEPDRLDPVTSRSLYSRYVFHTMCEKLYDLDADTEIVPQLATALPEVSEDGLTVTIPVREGVVFADGTPFDAAAVKTTLDRSLSAETSARRGELGPISSVEAPDPTTVVITLEEPFAPLTAALADRAGMILSPTALTELGEDFSTAPVCVGPFKFVNRVAQNSIEVERDPNYYDADKVFLDRITYRIITDASIRAANLQSGDAQVADTLSTQDVPGLRGTEGITVLETNSLGYQGVTFNVGNVDGLGTPPGDVGTPVANDPRVRQAFEYSVDREGLVRAVWNDLYSPACSPISPESEFSSDAAQECTEFDPARSRELLEEAGVEQPYPLSMIVSNNPDTLRLAQALQANLEEGGFALSIEPVEYSSLLDQQDRGDYESLQLGWSGRVDPDANITNFLGTGGGQNVAGYSNAELDAVLEQARTSTDTEERVRLYGEAVSLIQADDPIVYLYRQRNLSGVTDDVQGVQVFPDGVLRVAFAGLTG
- a CDS encoding ABC transporter permease, which encodes MRAYLLRRLWQSALTLVLATIVVFLGVRALPGDPALAFAGEERDPASLAAIRAQYGFDDPLVVQYGTFVANSLQGDLGRSTRTDIPVTEMLAAALPVTLELAVLSLAVAIVIGVGAGVLAAVRQGRPAEWAANAVALLGLSVPNFWLGLILILYLAVGAGLFPASGYVPFTEDPLDNLHHLVLPALVLGTGLAAVLMRQTRSSMLEALGADYIRTARAKGLGPGALIGRHALRNSLVVVVTIVGLQLGVLISGAVVTERIFGLPGFGKMTLDAVFQRDYPVIQGVVLVTASAYIIVNFLVDLAYSLIDPRIRVAGAAT